The following proteins are co-located in the Manihot esculenta cultivar AM560-2 chromosome 7, M.esculenta_v8, whole genome shotgun sequence genome:
- the LOC110608072 gene encoding disease resistance protein RPV1 has product MALEAMEELPRSYPHPPPSPAPLSPAASPAPHSWRFEVFLSFSGQDTRGNFTDHLLSGLLERQVKAYRDDKNLPRGSFISKALLRAIERSRISIIVFSKNYAASRWCLDELVKIIKCRKLLGHIILPVFFDVRPDHVAKQTGPYKKIFRKYEEKYKNNKQKVEKWKDALKTVAEISGWDKENYRSESKLIRIIAKKVVRKLRKAAPTVGNQLVQLNSKVEEMKLKLYEKWEEIGTIKFYGLQWGRKIWDSSKDKKRWQSQHVSEFCLMKWTN; this is encoded by the exons ATGGCATTGGAGGCCATGGAAGAACTCCCTCGTTCTTACCCTCATCCACCTCCTTCTCCAGCTCCTCTATCTCCTGCTGCTTCTCCTGCACCTCATTCTTGGAGGTTCGAAGTCTTTCTCAGCTTCAGTGGCCAAGACACCAGAGGTAACTTCACAGACCATCTTCTTTCTGGTCTGCTAGAGAGACAAGTGAAGGCTTACAGGGACGACAAAAACCTACCACGAGGAAGTTTCATTTCAAAAGCACTTCTAAGAGCAATCGAAAGATCGAGAATTTCCATCATCGTTTTCTCCAAGAATTATGCAGCTTCAAGGTGGTGTTTGGATGAGCTTGTGAAGATTATTAAATGTAGAAAGCTCTTGGGTCACATTATTCTCCCAGTTTTCTTCGATGTAAGACCTGATCATGTTGCCAAGCAAACTGGTCCTTACAAGAAAATCTTTCGAAAGTATGAAGAGAAGTACAAGAACAATAAGCAGAAGGTTGAAAAGTGGAAGGATGCTCTTAAGACAGTTGCAGAGATAAGCGGTTGGGACAAGGAAAATTACAG ATCTGAATCAAAGTTGATTAGAATCATAGCAAAAAAAGTAGTACGTAAACTGAGAAAGGCAGCCCCAACTGTTGGCAATCAGCTAGTCCAACTGAATTCTAAAGTGGAGGAAATGAAGCTCAAGCTATACGAGAAGTGGGAAGAAATTGgcacaataaaattttatgggTTGCAATGGGGCAGAAAAATATGGGACAGTTCTAAAGACAAGAAAAGGTGGCAAAGCCAACATGTTAGTGAATTTTGCTTGATGAAGTGGACAAACTAG